The genomic window ATAACAGCTTTTCTAAGCGCGCCAGCCCAGAAATGTTCAATTTTAAGCTGCGCTTCTTTTTTATCAAGCTCACCATCTCTGAACTGTTTTATTACCTCATGCTGGCAGCGGATAAAATCATCGGTTGCCTTGTTAGCTAGCGCACGCACTGGTATCACCGGAAAATCAGGATCTATCTGTACTGATGAGGTAGCGTCACGTGCCTGTGCCCTGATAAACATCTCCTTGAATTTAGTATGAGCGATGGATTCAGCGGCACAGACAAACCTAGTTCCAAGCTGGACACCGCTTGCTCCCATTTCCAGATAACCGGTTATCATCTCGCCACGTCCAATGCCACCGGCGACAAAAACCGGAACATCTGTAATCGCTGGAAGTATTTCTTGTGCGAGTACTGAGGTTGAGACAGGGCCAATATGTCCGCCAGCCTCTGAACCTTCAATCACCAAAGCGTCAACCCCGCTACGCATAAGTTTACGTCCGATAATAGCTGATGGCGCGAAGCCGATAACTTTGCCACCATATTCTTTTATTGTCTTGATTGTTTCCCCGCTTGGAATACCACCCGCTAGCACCACATGCGATACTTGTTGCCTTTTACAAACCTCTACTAATTGTGCCAACTGCGGATGCATTACTATAAGATTCACGCCAAATGGCTTGTTTGTAAGTTTTTTTGTCTCAATAATCTCTGTTTCCAGTAGCTCCGGTGGCATAGAGCCACAAGCGATAACCCCGAATGCGCCAGAGTTAGACAAAGCAGATACTAAGTTGCGTTCTGAAACCCAAGACATAGCCCCACCCATAATAGCGTAATGCGTGCCAAGAAACTCGGTGCCACGTTTCCATAGATTGTTGAGTTGTGAGTGTTGAGCGCTGAGTTGTGATTTAGGAGTAGACGAATTCATAAGTTTACCTTCTAGTTCTGCACTCATTATTCCTTCTCCAACTCAAAAGCGGAGTGGAGAGCGCGTACGGCAAGCTCGGTATACTCATCAGCTATCAACACACTGATTTTTATTTCCGATGTTGAGATGACCGAGATATTGATATTTTTCTCCGCTAAAGCCTCAAACATGGTGCGAGCGATACCAGTATGGCTACGCATACCAACACCCACCGCTGATACCTTTGCTACATTACTATCAGTATGTAGAGACTTAAATTTGAGCTTTTCATGCAGGTTTTTTACTACATTGGTCGCTTTCTCAAGATCAGCTTTGGGAACGGTAAAAGTTATATCAGTCGCTCTGCCACCTTCGGTTACGTTTTGTACGATCATGTCAACATTTATTTCCTCTTTCGCCAACGAGCCAAATAATGTCGCTGACATACCTGGTATGTTCGCTACATCGGTAAGGGAAATCCTCGCGTCATCACGTGAGTAAGCGATCCCTGTTATGCGTTTTTGTTCCAAAATATCCTCCTCTTTAACCAGTAATGTTCCTTCCTTATCGCTGAAGCTGCTAAGTACCTGTACGGTGACCTCATGATTCATCGCCATTTCAACCGAACGAGATTGTAAAACTTTCGCACCAAGTGAGGCTAGCTCCAGCATCTCCTCATAAGTGATTTTTTTAAGTTTGCGAGCGGAGGGTACTATTCTTGGATCGGTGGTATAAACACCTTCCACGTCAGTATATATATCACAACGATCAGCTTTAAGGGCGGCGGCAAGGGCTACTGCTGATGTATCAGAGCCGCCACGTCCGAGCGTTGAGATTCTCCCATGCTCATTTATTCCTTGAAAACCAGCGATAACGATTACTTTGCCTTCGGCTATTTTGTCCAGCATCACCTTAGCGTCAATATCTTTGATTCTGGCTTTACCATGAGTAGTGTCGGTTCTAAGAGGAATTTGCCAGCCAGTGTAAGAGCGGGCGGGAATTCCCATTTCATTTAGGCACAACGCCAGTAGACCACTTGTTACTTGCTCACCGGATGATACTATATGATCATGCTCCTCCCATGCCTGCGTCGTGTTAAGCTCAGAAATCTCTTTGACATATCCCACTAGTTGGTTGGTAACACCAGACATTGCGGACACCACAACTGCTACTTGATTGCCTAGATCCAGTTCTTTCTTTACTTTGGTTGCCGCATTACGGATGCGCTGTATATCACCAACTGAAGTTCCACCAAATTTTTGTACTATAAGTGCCATAACCGACTTTATAAACTCATTACGAAATCATGAAAGAGCTAACAGTTAATATAATTTTTTCAACATTACAAGAGCGTCGGTATAGGTGCCATCAATTTGTCGGTAATAAAGCTTACGGCGATCTATTTGTACGAATCCGTTATCTTTATATAATTTTATAGCGACCTCATTACCAACCTCAACTTCAAGTAATAACCTTTTGGCTCCTTCTTGCTTACAGTTATCAACGGCCTTTCGCAGCAAAATTTTTGCTATACCTTGTCCTTGATAATCAGGAATAGTACCGATAGTAAGTATTTCCGCCTGCTCAAACATTGTACGATAAACGATCATGGCTATTGCCGCGTCTGTCATATCTTTCTTTGTACTGTCGATGGCTATAAAAGCAAAAGTATTTTTTACCGAGAAAAAATCAGTAAAAGCCTCACGCTCCAAATATCTGGGGAAACATTTTTTATGAATGTTAGTAAGTATACTGGAATAGCTCTCGTCAATCTGACGTATAATACACTCTTCTTCCGGTATTTTTTTCATCTATTGATTTGCAGTTTGAGCTTGCTGTTGCTCGCTCCTTATTCTCGCCACCAGCTCTTTACCCTCTTTAAGGTCTGGTTTTATTGATAAGGTTTTTTTAATAGCGTCTATAGATTGTTTTTTCTTTCCAATCTTCAGGTAGCTTTCCGCCAGATAGTACCACGCCATATAGTGATTTTTATTAATCAATGTGACAATCCTGAACCTTAATATAGCGTCAGCAAAATTTTCTTGTGCGTAATATTTTCTGCCAAGTTCATAATTAGATTTTGTGATATTGCCAAGTTTAGAAAAATTAGAGAAAAATATCTTAAGGCGGTTTTTTATTTTTTTTAATCCATGAATAAAATTACTATCCGATAATTCTTTTTTCATTGAGGTCTGAATATTTTCCAGATATTTGTTACTACTGGATCTTACTTTTTGTTCTTGATCAGACATTATTTGCTCATCCTGAATTATACATTGTCGTAATCCACACACGCCATAATAATATATTTTAATTAATAAATCTATTCATATATGACAAAAGAAAAAAATATTAATAATATTGCCGGTAGTACAGTAGATACAGCGGAGGTTGATAACTTCTCTCGTATCGCCGATGAATGGTGGGATGTAAGCGGGAAATTCGCACCACTACATAAAATAAATCCGGTAAGGATAGAATATATTAGGGATATTATACTGAAATATCGTGATAAAAATAAATCAATCAATGATGATTCTTTTAAGCCATTATCCGAGATTAGTCTTCTAGATATTGGTTGTGGTGGTGGGCTTATAGCTGAGCCAATGACAAGGCTTGGCGCTGCCGTGACAGCTATTGACGCTTCAGCGAAAAACATATCGGTCGCTAGCGTGCATGCTCAAAAAATGGGTCTTGAGATAGATTACCGTAATCTCACGGCTGAGGAGCTGGTAGGCACAGATGAAAAATTTGATGTGATTCTAGCGCTGGAAATATTGGAGCATGTAGCGGATGTCCCGCTATTCATAAAATCATGTTCTGCTTTACTAAAAAAAGATGGTATTATCATCTGCTCAACTATTAATCGGACGGTAAAATCATACGCTTTGGCTATAGTCGCCGCTGAGTATATATTAAGGATGCTACCGGTTGGAACCCATACATGGTCTAAGTTTATTCGTCCTAGCGAACTTTATGCCGATTTGGAAAAAAATCAACTTGCGGTAAGAGATATGGCTGGTATGGTCTTTAATCCACTTAGCGGTAATTGGCGGATTGATAGTAAGGATCTATCCGTGAATTATCTGATTACAGCGGTAAAACAGTATAGCAGTTTATAATTTCTATAATTAGAAACTACTGTAGTAACCACTACCGAAAGTGATGGTTTCTCGCTGCGACTTGTCTCGTCATAGCCCTTTAGAGCGAAGACGGAAGTGAGTGTTAAAATTATTTTCAATGTATTATTGAAAATAAAAAATATTATAATTACAAACTTGGATTATTAAACAGTTTCTATGTCATCATCTTACCAAAGTGAAATTGGGCAGACATTGAAGAACGCTCGTGAGGATTTACGGGTTTCTCTGCGTGCGGCTTCAGAGGAGCTATATATACGCGCGCATTATCTTAAGGCTCTTGAGGAAGGCAATCTTGAGGAGTTACCGGGTGCCGCTTATGTTAAAGGTTATCTGCAAGCTTACGCGGTTTTTCTTCATCTTGATAAAGATGAGATATTAAGGCGCTTTGATTTGGTTGAGCGTAAAATGCCTAGTCGTAGCCTATTTTTTCCAAAAGTTTTCAGTGAGGAAAAAAGCCCATCTCTGCTTATCATTTGGGGAGGTTTTATATTGGTGGTGGTTTCATATATGACGTGGTATTTCATGTTTAGACCTAGTACGACAAATATATCAATTGTAGATACTCCACCCGCTATGGCTTATTACAGCGATGAGAGTAGGGCGGATTCGTTGCTTAATATGCCGTGCGCGCTTGAGCCGACTATATATCCACCTTGCTATTATAAAATTGAGGATGATTTGGTAAAATATTACCAATTTCTACCACAAAATAATATGAATGCTTCTGTCATGGAATTGTATGAACAAAATTAATTTCTGGAGTTTTGTGTGATAAGTAAGCGTAGATTCAGTAAGCAAGTTATGGTAGGTGGGGTCGCTGTTGGTGGTGACGCTCCAGTAGTGGTGCAATCCATGACCAATACCGATACAGCGGATATAGATAAGACAGTGACGCAGGTACGTGATTTAGCGATGGCGGGCTCTGAGATAGTACGTCTTACAGTAAATAATGAGGCAGCGGCGAAATCAATTCCAATAGTCAAAGAACAGCTAGATAAAGCAGGAATAAATGTACCGCTAGTTGGTGATTTTCACTATAACGGTCATACATTACTTAAAAATTTCCCCGATATGGCGAAATCTCTTGCTAAATACCGCATTAATCCGGGTAATGTTGGCTTTGCCGATAAACAGGACGCGCAATTCTCGCAGATGGTAGAGGCGGCGGCTACATATAAAAAACCAATCCGTATCGGAGTGAATTGGGGAAGTCTTGACCAGCAAATGTTAGCTTTTGTCATGGATGAGAACGCGAAGAGCGAAAATCCAAAAGAAGCCGATGAGGTAGCAAGAGAGGCTCTAATTCGTTCAGCCATCACTAGTGCCAAGAGAGCGGAGGAAATCGGGCTTAATTCGGAAAATATAATACTTTCATGCAAAGTTAGTAGGGTGCAGGATTTAATAGGATTATATAGAGATCTCGCCACTCGCTGTGATTATGCTCTGCATTTAGGGCTCACTGAGGCTGGTATGGGTAGTAAGGGAATAGTCGCCTCAACCGCCGCTCTTGCCGTTTTGCTTCAGGAAGGCATTGGTGATACTATACGTATTTCCCTAACACCAGAGCCAAATGGTGATAGAGCGCGGGAAGTCCGTGTCGCGCAGGAAATATTACAGACTATGGGACTGCGGGCATTTACCCCACAAGTTACCGCTTGTCCGGGTTGTGGGCGCACTACCAGCACGGTGTTTCAGGAATTAGCTGATAAGATACAAAATTATCTGCGCGCGCAAATGCCGCTATGGAAAGAAAAATATAAAGGCGTGGAAAATATGAATGTGGCGGTGATGGGCTGTATCGTAAATGGACCGGGTGAGAGCAAACACGCTAATATTGGTATTAGCCTGCCCGGAACCGGTGAACAACCAGCCGCTCCTGTATTTGTGGATGGCAAGAAGATAAAAACCCTGCGTGGTAACAAAATAGCTGAGGAATTTCAGGATATTGTAGAAGAGTATGTGATAGGAAATTATTCGGCGTATTAGTTGATTTTTATTAATTTATGTTTTATGGTTTTATATAACCGGTTATTCGTTGATTTTGTGATAACGCCTTGAATGAATATAAGGAGCGGTAGATGGAGCATCAAGATAGAATAAGGGAGGTAGAGAGGCTAATTACAGCAGTTTCTACGACTAACCCGTATGATGAAAAACCACCAAAAGTTACACACTCGTTAAAACGAATTGCAGGGATAGGTCATATAACAGGATCCTCTTCTGTGGGAAGTAATCATGTGGCTAGTATGCTAGTAGGTAGAATTAATCATGTTGCTAAAGATGGCATTGGTAATGGAGAGGTAGAAATAAGAGTCTCAGATAATGGTAGAGGTTCTACCGTGAGAGCCAGACTTCCTTTTAATGATAATGCCATACAGCAATTAAAGGGGCAAGTAACAGAAATGCTTGTGACAGAGACGGCGGCTATTGTTAAGCAACATTCTGCTGGACTTGGTTTAGAAGAGGGAGATTTTATTGCTAAGGTTGTAGAACAACTTGAAAAGAAAAAAGAATTAGAATCTGAAAAGCCAGCAAATAATGTAATTGATATTACAAGCGCAAAAGGCAAAAGGGAAAAGGAAAACAAATTAATTGATTTTTGTTAATTTATACTGTTAAATGCTGAGAATTACATATGACTAAATTCATTACAGGGAGGTAACTTATGGCAGAGCCATTATCACTAGAGGACAGGGCAAAGCGCGCGCTGCAAGCAATTACTGGGGTGGATAGTAGTTTTAAGGAAGAAAAGTACAATGGTACTATAATAGCAGAATTTTCTGCTGTCATTAGTAAGAGTTATAGAGTAAAAAATATCCATAGTTCAGATATGCGTGATAGGCTTGGACAGATAAAAACTGGAAGTAATACAAATTTGGTGATAGAAGTTAAAGATCACCCTTTAGCTGATGAATATCGTGTGGTTACGAGCTTTAAGTTAGATGAGCATAATGTGAGTCAGCTTGAAAAACAGGCTAAGGAGATGCATGTACAGGACATCATAAAAGACGTTAAAAATAGTTCGCTAAGGCTTGGTATGGACCGACAAGAATTACTTGATGAGGTTGTAGGACGTATTGCAGGGAATAAAGGGCAGGAGCAGTCTACTGGGACGGCAGTAGGTCAAGAAGGTAGCGGCTATAGTAACTCTCCTTATAAAATTACAGGAGATGTGCCAGGGGGAGTTCCGGCGGATAGGATAGATGGTATTCCTGCCGCGGCAATCTCAGGTGGTAATAAGCATCAGCTATAAGGCTTATTTCCTTAGTAAATTGCCTTTTATTGCTCTTAACCAATCTATCAACTTTGAGTTGTTAGTGGTTGAGTTTCTCCACAAAATAAAGGCAATTTACTATATTATAGCTGTAATATGGATATTCTTGACATGACTAACTAGTTGGTTTAGAATGGGTTATTATGACCATATCAGTTAATATACATGAAGCCAAAGCTCAGCTTTCTCATCTGATCAATCTTGTTGAGCAAGGGGAGAGTGTACAGATTTGCCGCCGCAATGTGCCGGTTGCCGAGTTCAAAAAAATTGAAAAAAAGAAAAAATCAAAAAGACAGTTTGGTTTATTAAAGGGCAAGGTTCATGTCCCGCCAGAGTTTTTTGAGCCGATGTCAGAGGAGGAGTTAGCTTTATGGTATGACGCTCCAATCAATAGCAACGATGCGGATAAACCTTGAAAGTATTTGTTAATGGATTTGTTGCTTGATACTCATTGTTTTATTTGGCTTAATTACGCTGAAAATAAAATTCCTGAATCAGTTATGGAAATGCTGGCTGATGAAGAGTATAGCTTGCTACTTAGTAGCATATCAATTTGGGAAATATGTCAGAAATATACTTCTGGTAAATTAGAATTGCATATTCCACCAGAGGATTTGATTGCTCACGCCAAGCATTCATTTGGTATTGAGATACTAGATTTTACAGAGGTGGATAATTATCGTTTGCAATCTCTACCCAAAATCCATAAAGACCCGTTTGATCGGATGCTTATCTGTCAAGCGATAGAAAACCAGCTTGCCATCGTGACCGATGATAAAATGATAAGTTCTTATCCAATAAAAATAATTTGGTAGTTTTTGTTATATATAATTGGTATAAAATCAGCAGATTATAAAAATTATTGTTTGAACTTATTCATGAATATTTCTTTATTCTTACGTAAAAATCCGCTGTTATTCGCGGTATTGGCAATGCTCGCCCTTACTTTTGTCCGTGAAGTTTTGTTTTTTCCAAAAATGGATCTTTTGCCGAACCCTGATAGTAGTTGGTTGTTATACGCCGCCGGTCGTCTGGCGGATGGTCAGAAATTATATGTGGATATTTTAGAGACTAACCCGCCATTTATTGTCTGGTTTAATCTGATACCAGCGTGGATAGGTAAATTTTTTGGCATAAGCTCATATACAATTTTCCCATATTTTATGACTTTTATAAATATTTTGAGTTTATGGCTTATAATCTCTCTGCTTAAAAAAAGAGAATTTTTTAGTAATTCATCACTATATTACACAATTTCGCTATACACTGCCTTTGGCTATTTTCTGCTTACTCCAGCGATTTATGGTCAGCGTGAGACTATATTTATCGCTCTCGTCCTGCCATATCTTATAAAATCTTTATCGCCTCCCGATAATGATAGTAAAAATCATCAATTTATAAATTTTTTAATTACATTAATGGCTGCCGCCGGTTTTGCTATTAAACCATTTTTTATGCTGTTATGGGGGGTTAATGAACTAACCCTAGCGATTAGAAGACGTAGTCTATTTTCTATTTTCTCACTATCAAATTGGTTTATCGGTCTGTTTCAGCTTATTTATTTTATATCTATCTATTACTTAACTCCAGAATATATAACTAATATAATGCCAGTGCTACTTGGTAGCTATTTTGCCTATTATTCGCTGTGGTCAACTATTCTTAAAGTGGTTATACCGGCTGTTTGTATAGTTATGATTATCTGGTTTTTAGCCTCTCCACATGGCGGATATAAAGCTATTATTCGGCATAGTTTTTTCTGGGTGCTAGCTTGCGCTGGTTTTATGTTATTACAACGTAAAGAATGGATAAATCATGCTTACCCGTTAGTGTTTATGGCTGGTTTTTCCATAATTCTTGTCCTTGCGTATTTAATTGAGGTGTTTAAGGAATTAGGGCTTGATATAGGCAGAGGAAAATTCACCGCCGTATGTCTTGCGGTATCTCTGCTGATTTCAGTTGTCTATATAGACGCTAGATTCTGGTATTTTATGTATACCAAACCATCGGTTGTAAGCACTAAATTACTTGATAAAATAAATGAATACGCTGATGGTAAGAGAGTATATCCTCTATCTACCAGCCTACAAGCGGGTTTTCCGGTTATAGCTTTGTCAAAAGGTGTTTTTGAGGGGAAATTTCACCATTTATGGCCGCTTGCCGGAATGATAATCCGTGAACAACAGGAAAAAGAAAACTCTGAGTTGATAAACATAAGAAATTTTCTGGTAGATAATATAGTGCGTGACTTTTCCGATAATCCGCCTTA from Rickettsiales bacterium includes these protein-coding regions:
- a CDS encoding nitronate monooxygenase, whose amino-acid sequence is MNSSTPKSQLSAQHSQLNNLWKRGTEFLGTHYAIMGGAMSWVSERNLVSALSNSGAFGVIACGSMPPELLETEIIETKKLTNKPFGVNLIVMHPQLAQLVEVCKRQQVSHVVLAGGIPSGETIKTIKEYGGKVIGFAPSAIIGRKLMRSGVDALVIEGSEAGGHIGPVSTSVLAQEILPAITDVPVFVAGGIGRGEMITGYLEMGASGVQLGTRFVCAAESIAHTKFKEMFIRAQARDATSSVQIDPDFPVIPVRALANKATDDFIRCQHEVIKQFRDGELDKKEAQLKIEHFWAGALRKAVIDGDIENGSVMAGQSVGMVKNIQPMQEVIDELIAQAESHLSTNNIM
- a CDS encoding aspartate kinase gives rise to the protein MALIVQKFGGTSVGDIQRIRNAATKVKKELDLGNQVAVVVSAMSGVTNQLVGYVKEISELNTTQAWEEHDHIVSSGEQVTSGLLALCLNEMGIPARSYTGWQIPLRTDTTHGKARIKDIDAKVMLDKIAEGKVIVIAGFQGINEHGRISTLGRGGSDTSAVALAAALKADRCDIYTDVEGVYTTDPRIVPSARKLKKITYEEMLELASLGAKVLQSRSVEMAMNHEVTVQVLSSFSDKEGTLLVKEEDILEQKRITGIAYSRDDARISLTDVANIPGMSATLFGSLAKEEINVDMIVQNVTEGGRATDITFTVPKADLEKATNVVKNLHEKLKFKSLHTDSNVAKVSAVGVGMRSHTGIARTMFEALAEKNINISVISTSEIKISVLIADEYTELAVRALHSAFELEKE
- a CDS encoding GNAT family N-acetyltransferase, producing the protein MKKIPEEECIIRQIDESYSSILTNIHKKCFPRYLEREAFTDFFSVKNTFAFIAIDSTKKDMTDAAIAMIVYRTMFEQAEILTIGTIPDYQGQGIAKILLRKAVDNCKQEGAKRLLLEVEVGNEVAIKLYKDNGFVQIDRRKLYYRQIDGTYTDALVMLKKLY
- the ubiG gene encoding bifunctional 2-polyprenyl-6-hydroxyphenol methylase/3-demethylubiquinol 3-O-methyltransferase UbiG, with protein sequence MTKEKNINNIAGSTVDTAEVDNFSRIADEWWDVSGKFAPLHKINPVRIEYIRDIILKYRDKNKSINDDSFKPLSEISLLDIGCGGGLIAEPMTRLGAAVTAIDASAKNISVASVHAQKMGLEIDYRNLTAEELVGTDEKFDVILALEILEHVADVPLFIKSCSALLKKDGIIICSTINRTVKSYALAIVAAEYILRMLPVGTHTWSKFIRPSELYADLEKNQLAVRDMAGMVFNPLSGNWRIDSKDLSVNYLITAVKQYSSL
- a CDS encoding helix-turn-helix domain-containing protein, giving the protein MSSSYQSEIGQTLKNAREDLRVSLRAASEELYIRAHYLKALEEGNLEELPGAAYVKGYLQAYAVFLHLDKDEILRRFDLVERKMPSRSLFFPKVFSEEKSPSLLIIWGGFILVVVSYMTWYFMFRPSTTNISIVDTPPAMAYYSDESRADSLLNMPCALEPTIYPPCYYKIEDDLVKYYQFLPQNNMNASVMELYEQN
- the ispG gene encoding flavodoxin-dependent (E)-4-hydroxy-3-methylbut-2-enyl-diphosphate synthase, with the protein product MISKRRFSKQVMVGGVAVGGDAPVVVQSMTNTDTADIDKTVTQVRDLAMAGSEIVRLTVNNEAAAKSIPIVKEQLDKAGINVPLVGDFHYNGHTLLKNFPDMAKSLAKYRINPGNVGFADKQDAQFSQMVEAAATYKKPIRIGVNWGSLDQQMLAFVMDENAKSENPKEADEVAREALIRSAITSAKRAEEIGLNSENIILSCKVSRVQDLIGLYRDLATRCDYALHLGLTEAGMGSKGIVASTAALAVLLQEGIGDTIRISLTPEPNGDRAREVRVAQEILQTMGLRAFTPQVTACPGCGRTTSTVFQELADKIQNYLRAQMPLWKEKYKGVENMNVAVMGCIVNGPGESKHANIGISLPGTGEQPAAPVFVDGKKIKTLRGNKIAEEFQDIVEEYVIGNYSAY
- a CDS encoding type II toxin-antitoxin system prevent-host-death family antitoxin; its protein translation is MTISVNIHEAKAQLSHLINLVEQGESVQICRRNVPVAEFKKIEKKKKSKRQFGLLKGKVHVPPEFFEPMSEEELALWYDAPINSNDADKP
- a CDS encoding type II toxin-antitoxin system VapC family toxin, whose amino-acid sequence is MDLLLDTHCFIWLNYAENKIPESVMEMLADEEYSLLLSSISIWEICQKYTSGKLELHIPPEDLIAHAKHSFGIEILDFTEVDNYRLQSLPKIHKDPFDRMLICQAIENQLAIVTDDKMISSYPIKIIW